A window of the Nitrososphaerota archaeon genome harbors these coding sequences:
- a CDS encoding carbon monoxide dehydrogenase subunit G, with product MHYEGTFDASVPKEELFEFVTDPAQIIAILPGVEQSRVTDRNHFFVKARVGAGPLRGSIGMNFTTTGKKKDTSAKIVGRGEGMQSVVDLTLTMSLEDAPSGSRARWSADAKVGGLLASVAGRLIEGIADGYIKQVTENLRRKVTER from the coding sequence ATGCACTACGAGGGGACCTTCGACGCCTCCGTCCCGAAGGAAGAACTCTTCGAATTCGTCACTGACCCAGCCCAGATAATCGCTATCCTGCCCGGGGTGGAGCAGTCGAGGGTCACTGACCGGAACCACTTCTTCGTGAAGGCTAGGGTGGGGGCAGGCCCTCTAAGGGGTTCGATAGGCATGAACTTCACAACGACCGGAAAGAAGAAAGACACATCGGCGAAGATCGTCGGGCGCGGGGAAGGAATGCAGAGCGTCGTCGACCTGACATTGACGATGAGCCTCGAAGATGCGCCGAGTGGGAGCAGGGCGCGGTGGTCCGCGGACGCGAAGGTCGGGGGTCTGCTCGCAAGCGTTGCGGGCCGGCTCATCGAAGGCATCGCAGACGGCTACATCAAGCAGGTCACAGAGAACCTTCGAAGGAAGGTCACCGAGCGGTAA
- a CDS encoding ACT domain-containing protein: MSEAVSTIISGNYVVLESLKLKIVNYHALASRISSEVEELTGKKAKLATVVVAIKRFSDGLGEGRLEGMSAGLKDSKLELAGGMVDMTVAGKAAEHHRILQDFLKLEGKFSGTPYVFQLPNSVKIIAEEKDAKLLEETLWGSYETSLKRNVAKITIRLSPSAEKVPGIASFITELLYRNGVSILDAFLSYEDIVLVMQERLGAKAYQVLSEEISR; this comes from the coding sequence GTGAGCGAAGCCGTGTCGACGATCATCTCGGGGAACTACGTGGTGCTCGAGTCGCTGAAACTGAAGATTGTCAACTACCATGCGCTCGCGTCCAGAATCTCATCCGAGGTCGAGGAGCTGACCGGGAAGAAGGCCAAGTTGGCGACGGTTGTCGTGGCGATCAAGAGGTTCTCGGATGGCCTGGGCGAAGGGAGACTCGAAGGCATGTCGGCCGGATTAAAGGACTCCAAACTTGAGCTCGCGGGAGGGATGGTCGATATGACGGTCGCCGGGAAGGCCGCCGAGCATCATCGGATCTTGCAGGATTTCCTGAAATTGGAAGGAAAGTTCAGCGGCACGCCGTATGTCTTCCAGTTGCCCAACTCCGTCAAGATAATCGCAGAGGAGAAAGACGCGAAACTTCTCGAGGAGACGTTGTGGGGAAGCTACGAGACGTCGCTCAAGAGGAACGTAGCCAAGATCACGATTCGGTTGTCCCCCTCAGCGGAGAAAGTGCCTGGAATCGCGTCATTCATCACGGAACTCCTTTACCGGAACGGAGTGAGCATCCTCGACGCATTCCTGAGTTACGAAGACATCGTGTTGGTCATGCAGGAGAGGCTGGGGGCCAAGGCCTACCAGGTTCTCAGCGAAGAGATCTCAAGATAG
- a CDS encoding (2Fe-2S)-binding protein — protein sequence MRTPISVELNGARRDAIVEPRLLLSRFLRDDLGLTGTHEGCETTNCGACAVLLDGRPVKSCTIFAVQADGRKVTTIEGIGSASELHPIQFAFWEKHGLQCGFCTPGMIMASYGLLEKNPNPSEDEIRAALSGNLCRCTGYIKIIESVKYAAKLKKKGMVSFKLEPRTQKKETAAEFTGEGW from the coding sequence ATGAGAACCCCTATCTCGGTCGAACTGAACGGGGCCAGGCGTGACGCGATTGTGGAGCCCCGCCTCCTCCTTTCGCGTTTCCTCCGCGACGACCTTGGGCTGACCGGCACCCACGAGGGATGCGAGACGACGAACTGCGGCGCCTGTGCGGTGCTCCTCGACGGACGGCCCGTCAAATCATGCACCATCTTCGCAGTCCAGGCCGACGGCAGGAAGGTCACCACCATCGAGGGCATCGGCAGCGCGTCGGAGCTGCACCCCATACAGTTCGCTTTCTGGGAGAAGCACGGCCTTCAATGCGGGTTCTGCACACCGGGGATGATAATGGCCTCCTACGGGCTCCTCGAAAAGAACCCGAACCCCAGCGAAGATGAGATCAGAGCGGCACTTTCAGGCAACCTCTGCAGGTGCACAGGCTACATCAAGATAATTGAGTCGGTCAAGTATGCGGCAAAACTGAAAAAGAAAGGGATGGTCTCGTTCAAATTGGAGCCGAGGACCCAGAAGAAAGAGACGGCCGCGGAGTTCACAGGTGAAGGCTGGTAA
- a CDS encoding Lrp/AsnC ligand binding domain-containing protein has translation MITTNMNPTTIIASVQPRMLSQVTEQLKNTQGITYFSPITGRFDLAIELKAADQKQTYELVNKIRSIAGVTSTRSYTPFEGFVNGKNVQATDALALVCLKVNENAQKVLQSLEQHSQIRNASVVPGEFDILATVYGKNNDEILSSVSKIAGMQGVTSSETLLAYRPIWA, from the coding sequence ATGATAACTACCAACATGAATCCGACCACCATCATCGCATCTGTTCAGCCGAGGATGCTCAGCCAAGTAACTGAGCAGCTAAAGAACACTCAGGGAATCACCTACTTCTCACCAATCACCGGCAGGTTCGATCTAGCGATCGAGCTGAAGGCCGCAGACCAGAAGCAGACGTACGAATTGGTCAACAAGATCCGATCCATCGCAGGGGTCACCTCCACAAGATCCTACACGCCTTTCGAAGGCTTTGTCAACGGCAAGAACGTTCAGGCGACTGACGCACTCGCCCTTGTCTGTTTGAAAGTCAACGAGAATGCGCAGAAGGTCCTCCAATCCCTAGAACAGCACTCACAAATCCGCAATGCATCCGTCGTACCAGGCGAATTCGACATCCTAGCGACTGTATACGGAAAGAACAACGACGAAATTCTCTCCTCAGTTTCGAAGATTGCCGGAATGCAGGGCGTTACGTCGTCCGAGACGCTGTTAGCCTACAGGCCCATCTGGGCGTAG